The Chiloscyllium plagiosum isolate BGI_BamShark_2017 chromosome 20, ASM401019v2, whole genome shotgun sequence genome has a window encoding:
- the manbal gene encoding protein MANBAL isoform X5, producing MKDTKCDKKNFIRNNCEARPERQTIIQDHSRRMASEFDLSPPEVPEPTFFDNVLRYGLFLGAIFQIICILSILLPSSKSSEPTKIRHS from the exons atgaaag ATACGAAGTGtgacaaaaaaaacttcattagAAACAATTGTGAAGCACGTCCAGAAAGACAAACCATAATTCAGGACCACAGCAGAAGAATGGCCAGCGAATTTGATCTGTCTCCTCCAGAAGTACCGGAACCAACCTTTTTTGACAATGTCTTGCGTTATGGCTTGTTCCTCGGGGCAATTTTCCAGATTATCTGCATATTGTCTATCTTATTACCTTCTTCTAAATCATCGGAGCCA